The genomic DNA CAGAACCGGGAGAGTTGATTATCGACATGGTGAAGGGGAGggtttcagagaacaagaaaggaGGCCTAATCACGTGGAGGGCCAGTGAATGGGTTTGGCAGGGTGACTTTCAACCTTCAGCAGCCACCTGGGGTGCTGTGGGGAAGAACCAAGAGGATCACTTCTTTTCTGATGGAGAAGAGCAATCTCTCTTTGATCCTCCTCCAAGTCAAGTTTCTCCTCACTGCCTAGAAAAATACCTAATTCCGAGGACTGATGTGTCCTCGTCACCCGTCTTTCTTTTGGGGGCAGTGGGAGAAAGCTAAAGACATATAGAAAAGGACTAatagtagaaggaaagaaaagacaagGGGAGCAAATGTGGAAACCCTCTGGCCAggaatagaaaagagaaagaaggcaggATGAATGGGAAGGGAAAGATCACGGAAAATAAAAAACCCAGGGGaataagaagagaggaagagagaaaagaaaacagtgaTTTATTGTTAAGAAAAGTGTCTCTCCTAAGTCCTCTAGGTCAAGAAGTCAGACAAGGTGCAGAGCACGGAAAGGAAGCAGCAGAACATGGAAAGCAGGGAACGGACACCCAGTGCATGATCCCGGAGACGCCGGAGTTCAGCCCCATGGGACTGAGAGCCCACACCGTGTTGGCCTCTACCCTGGTGTATTTCATCCAGGTAAGTTTTGAAAATGCGCGAataatgcttttgtttttgtttcttggaTAAACCAACCCTCAGACGAATCTGGGGGAAAATGAATGCGGTAGGGAGACAAAAGGGGTAGTGGCAAATGAATAACTAGACTGTTTCCTTTGTGGTATAGGGTGACATAGTGCAAGTGTGACGAATGATAACATTGAAACAGGGGACAGAAATTAGGGCAACTGTAGATACAAGTCAGGTATCTATGGCAATTTAGAAATGCCACTTCCGTGtgcatatttctctcttttaacGTTTTATCACTCATCCCTCAAATTCCCAAACAAGTAATCAAAACTAGGTATGTAATTCTCCTGAATGGACTTTCCCACATCAGCCCTAATACTATTCTTGGAGTTCAAAGGTGCCTCCATTAAAGTTAAAAGAGGggaaactctttaaaaatacttcggatctttcatttttctccccaCTAGAATTCAGAAGCCCCTGAGTAACTCATTTAGCTGGGAGAGGGGTCACTGGACTAAGGGATTCTGAACAACTCTCAAGGGGAAGTTTACACAGCTATGAAATCCGTTAAGGAGAGCAAATGAAGAAAGTGCCTACTATCGGATTCCTGTACCACTTCTAGCAGGGCGTGGCTGTGTCTGTTTTGCTTCCTGTATAACAGTCAAATCAATGTCTGAAAATccatttcttgttctttttcttgtatcttcttttttgcttcttcccttccctccttttctcttttccttctctttttgcaACAGGCCTGAAAGAGGCATTTTATCTGCTGAGAACTTTCGATGTTTCTAGCCTTTAGTCAAGAAAATGAAACCAAGTACCAAAACTGGGTTGAAGAAACTCACACTTTGTCATCCTTAATGGTcaactattttaaattaaaacaaaacctgTAGTTTCTCAAATGTTATCAGCAGAAGGCAGCTGTTAGATCTTTTACAAAATCCTTTTCTGATACGTTAGGAGTATGTGTGCACTCACCCCGCCAACCCCCATAAAACCCCAAGTAAATGTAAATCTCTGTCCCTATTTAGAGGACTTTTGTGGCCTTTGTTGTTGATTTCCTGAAATACCAAGTCTTTCAAGTTATTGGAAGAGAGAAACAGTTTCTCGAGCCAACGTTTACCTAGAGAGGTTTTTGAAGGAGAAAGTCAGCCAAAATGTCAGGTAGGAGAAGGAGTGGAAGTTTCTTTCTTTACAAGGAGTTGAAGGGACTTGCTAACAATGTCAAGGAGCTGTTAGAGCAGATTGGGTTTCATTTGAGTTATGGCCAAATCAAGAGGTGTGTGCAGGTGGTCATGTTACTTAAACCCCTATGCCTTGGTCCCTTACCTATTTAAAATAAGGTTAAATATACCCACCTACATGGTTATCAGGATGAAatgttaagaaatattaaaaattatcagTCATCTGACTGGCATATAGTAGCTACTCAATACGTTTTCTCAAATTCTTCTTCTCTCGTATGGTAAGTTATGGATGTACCGAGGGAATGAAAAAGGGCAGAATTCATTTTGTACTGGGAACGAGTTAGGAAGACAGTCACAATATTCTGAGGGACAGATCAGGAAATTTCTAGGACAAACGAATTGATATAAATGCTGCCTCTCATTCACGGGGCAGTGATGCTCAGCCACCaccataagaaaaaaacaaacagattagATATTTGTTCTTCCAGGTTCTCCCACCTCAAGTGTAGTAATGGATGGGtatcagagagatgaaaacaaaCAGCCCTAAACATGGTTGACCCCATGACCTTGTCCTCGCATTTACCCTGCTCTCCCCAACTGATCTAACATAGCAGTCATTGGTTGGTGGGCAGAGAAGATGAGACAGTTTTCCTGTCTGAGACTATTTCCCTTCCTACAGCTTCCTTGGGCAAGATGTGAGGAGAGCTGTGTCAGTCCTGAACAGTAAGTATCTGAGAGTCCAACTGcggaggaaggagagacagacaaaaacatcaataCCCAAAACAGGGTCAAAATGTCACCAGATATCTGTGACTTCCCTTATTTCTACTTAAATGGGCACTTAGCCCACAGACGGGTTATCCCAAAATAAAGACGTGCATTTTTGTCATCCGAAATACTCAGAATAACACTGCTGACAGCGTTTTTTTCCAAAGCCAGTTTTAAAAGCAGCCGACTTAATCATCGCAATTTATGCAGTCATAGAGATTTGCAGAAGAGTTTCTTACTCATCATTTTTAGTGACTCATGCAGACAGACTGGATTCAATATCTTAGTCACAGGCAGCTACATGTGGGTGATTTCCGAAGGTACATCACCGCTTCAAATCtggggtattttattttttagggcatgttaatatttattgcagCCTTTACTTAGCTATTACTTTGAGATAATTACCCCTCAATCTAAACCTATCACAATTAGGTCTTATGTAGACACAATGAATATAAAGGGGAAAGATTCATTCCACTTAGAGATAAACTAGTGAAAAAATCAATGACAGTTTCGATCGAAGATTTGCTCAGGCTGAAGGAAAACGCATATTTAGCCATGGGAAGAGTTTCTCAATGCAAATATGTTACACCCAAGGGAAATGGTGATGGCCTTGGTTACTTTCACACTCTCTCTGAGGTTTCAGCATCACCGTAGGAAGAGTCATTTTAATAGAATCAGAATCACAACGTAGAGCTATAAAGGGCTTTGAACAAACGGGGAATGTTCAAATGGAGattattacgctaagtgaaataagccagtcagagaaagacaaatatcacacgatcttacgtatgtgtggaatctaaaaagcaaaataaactgatgacacAATAGGGGaaaagagggtggggtgggggggggggaatgtgagAAAACCTGGAGGAGACATTGTTCAGTGAAAATGCCAACTGTATGTTCCACAACATACAGAGAGGTGAGAGTGCGCATTTCTATAGATTTGAATAGATAAATATATCAGAAAGTAATATTAAATTTACTCCGTCTTTAAAGATAAACAAACATTTTCCTTTACTTCCCCTTCCCACTCCTGAGCTTATCCCATACTCCTTCTCTCATGCAATCCACATTTTTATCCCAGTAGAGAAAATGTATAATTGTCCTAGTTAATTCACAATATTTAATTAGCTTTCATCATGATGAATTTGGTTTCTACATTTTCCCCGTTTTTGTTTGGCCTCAGCCGTCATGTATGTCAGTTTTGATTCTGGATGTGAAAATTTAGGGCCCTTTTTATGGTGGGAGTTTTTATGGTGGCCCTTTCTGCAACAACTTGCGATACATAAATTATGAATTCCGTTGTATTGCTTTCATGCTTATAACCGaaattttctttatgtttaaattttattaatctcaaatatatacaaatgttAACTTTCACACccatttgccggaagccggtccatccttgctgcctgacacagtcgctgcaggaaagaaacatctgcatagcatatgtttcaagggacctggagtatatagcatactgttcttaatatgtttgctccccttagcactgtgtgttttaaccaaggtcacctctccgagaaaggttgtttccccaggtaggaatttttccctgaagtcagggaggggatgcctctcctagaaaggttgtttccccaggtaggaatttttccctgaagtcagggaggggatgaaactccttaactaagtgccaggcgggtagttaatcactacaaacaatcatgcttaaactacataatctttactccctggaatggagataagaaacaccctaacctttgtaatagaaattgacaggattaaaatcaactggtataaatacggatgtaacaagacaataaacagcagaacctctctggagatcgagaccagaacttggctgtagatcctggctaggctgctgatcaactgaacgctgtctccgtgtcattccttcttcgccgactccgtccacacctttggggacccctggacctgctggggttggaccccggcacccattttcaaactctttaaaaatatatttgttgatttcagagaggaagggagaggaagagagagagagaaacatcaatggtgagagagaatcactgatcagttccctcctgcacaccccacattggggatcgagcctgcaactcgggcatgtgccctgactgggaatcaaaccgtgacctcctggttcataggtcgacactcaacccttGTGCCATGCCCGTCAGGCTCAACCTCTTTTAAAGTCGCATTGGGAAGTTCTTTCTTGGTAACTGTCATCATAACTATTTACAATAGTCATGGCTATATTTTCTATGAATATTAATTCATGAGCAATACTTTACTCTGTCTTATAGTGATTTACATACTGCCATCTATCATAGAAAACTATTTAAAGCATCCCATTACACAATAGATTACATTGACGTTAATATAGCCCGGGATGCTTTTATCCTAACAAGGGATCATATTATTGTAACTCATTGTTTTGATTCTGGAATCATAATAGGAattgactatatttttattgcaaaaaCTTTATTCTTTCTTCATAGTTGCCTGACTACAGATTGGGTACATCTCTGGTATATATGGTAAGTTTCAGCTATAATAgccactgtttttgtttgtttgtttgtttagtttaaatatatttgacagcaggaaaaaaaaatgtatatgagaCCACCAGCCTACTTACTTGCATAGGATTGCATGGAGTCGTTTCTTTACTTCATCGCCACCCTATGTGACAATATGACAGGATTTCCTATTTCAATACCATCTTCCCGGGCAACATCAACAGATTATTGTCTACATCCTCAGAGCAGCTCTAAAATAGCCTATAGAGGCTACTTCAATAAAGTAAAAAGCAGCCCCTCCAAGTCACATTACACCTCTTGCTAAGTTTCTAACAAATTGACTCTGCCCTGCTGACAAAGTAAGGAAGTTTAACATGTGAAGTGAAAGCCTTGGAATTAAAATCTTATAATTACTCTATAAAAGATCCACACGAGAATCAAACCGCAGACGTGGAAGGCTGATTATGCCCAAGTTAGGAAACGCAGCAGAACCCAGAGCTCTGGTGCGGGTGGGGTCCTTGCAGGTTGCTCGTGGTAATTGGCGCCCTGCTTCTCCTGTGTGGCCTGACTTCGGTGTGCTTCCGCTGCTGCCTGAGTCGCCAGCAAAATGGGGAAGATGAGGGCCGGCCACCCTACGAAGTGACAGTCATCGCTTTTGATCATGACAGCACGCTCCAGAGCACGATCACCTGTGAGTACACTGACTGTTTCCATGGGAAGGGAACCGGGTTCAAACACGCGATCAGGATGGTACGACAGCATTAAAACACCTGGTTGAACAGTAAAGAAGCTGTAACTCAGAGCTGTTTTAATGACCAGAAGCCTGGTGATGCAGTGACCTGTGCTGTCAGCAACACTGTATTCACAAACATTGTTCTTGTCTGATGAGAGagtgaaggaagaaatgaaatgctGGAGATGATGTTGGAAATGTTTTGTGAGAAGAATTACCCAATTCACAAATAGTTATGATTAAGAAAATTGGTTTAAGCTCTAAGCATACCCCTTTTTCAAAAATGCCTTGGGCCCTAGCTCATttggctctctttctctctctctctctctctctctctctctctctctctctctctctctctctctctctctctctctttctctccttccctctccattccactctctctaaaaatcaatggcaaaatagcttcaggtgaggattaacaacaaccacaaaaagtCTTGGATTTTGTAAAAACCCACAGGTTCTATCTGGAATTATATATTTAGAGGAGTTTGTCATGTGTACTTTCAGTTATTTATTCTCCAAGTCtttcggtgtttttttttgttgtttttttttgtttgttttttgttttataagagaaagcttatttagaaagtcagagaaagaaaaaagaaaaacacaaacaaaaaaaaagagtggggGGATAAAAAAAAGTCGTAGAGGTAGAggaagtgagctgtagaagaaatgggctcggGAAACAAGTGTTCCGGAGGCAAAAGAAGGACCCTTGTTGCTTAGGATCAGAGCGAGGCATGGAAAACTCACCTAGGGGAGGGAGCGGGGACAGGCCTGGGGATGCCCCATAGGGAGCTGCACTGGGCCCCTCCTGAGGGCATGCTTCTggagtctggggggggggggggggggggagaatctCAATAgcatattcatcagttttccagaAGTGTTTTTTCAGGGTCCTAGCCTCTTCTGATtcgggggaaaggggaggggtgcTCATAAGTCAATGCACTTGGTCCTGATGATGTCAGTCCTGGCGcctcttgtctggttttgctgcatTTCTGGGCTTGAGGCTAAAACACAACGGAGGCGAGGCCTACGTGTGTTGTTTTGCTGATCGAAACTGTCATGGAGCTTAATGCTTCAGGGCTATTCTCTGGCTCTCTTCTTTGTCCCCCCTCTAAGGGGGGTCTAACCCTCATAACTAGCAACATGCCCAGAGAGGAAAGGTCAGACTGAACTGCAGAGATCTAAAGGGCAGGATCAGAGATAGGCTAGGGGAGGAAAtgttaccctgggggtgaggttcttgttttcccagttttgctgggcacctggggcttttcaccctggtgaccttctcgacctggcccatcatccttgcccTGCTCATATCTATCTGTCTACCACAGATGGGATCTATTCTCCACCTTTTGATACACAAAGTATGAGCCTCAACATTCTTTTGATGACCATAAGacactttattttcttctgttctcttcTTTATAGTATAGTATTTACTAAAGTTGGAGTGCAAATACCAGGCAGAACAACAGGTGGCAAAGCACTGTGATTTTCATTTTGCAAAGAGAACAATGTGACGTGCTGTTGCTCACCTTTCCTGCCTCCCAGTCATTttgagaaaagataaataaggcaGAAATACATATTTCTAAGGAGACTGCAAGATCAGTGGGtcagtctaaagcagtggttctcaaccttcctactgccgcgacccctttaatacagttcctcatgttgtggggacccccaaccataaaattattttcgttgctacttcataactgaaattttgctactgttatgaatcgtaatgtaaacatctgatatgcaggatgtattttcattgttacaaattgaacataattaaagcatagtgattaatcacaaaaacaatatgtaattatatatgtgttttccgatggtcttaggcgacccttgtgaaagggtcgttcgacccccaaaggggtcgcgacccacaggttgagaacccctagTCTAAAGCGTTCAAAATCTGCCGGCGATGATGGGATACGGGAACCCAATTTAGATTATTCGAGGATACCAGAGAAGATAGGGTCTTTTTAGCAGAAAGTGAAGTTGGTTTCTAAACAAGCTGCACAGGGTTTTCATAACCCTGTGGCAGAGTTGACAACGAGTTTGGTCAGTTGTAAGGTAGAGGGAAACTTAGAGTGTCGTAAGCCTGATTTCTGAGGATGTCACATTTACTCtagctctcttccttctcccctcaccAGCCCTGCAGTCAGTGTTCGGCCCTGCGGCTCGGAGAATCCTGGCGGTGGCCCACTCCCACAGCCCGCTGGGCCAGCTGCCCTCCTCCGTGGACACCCTCCCAGGGTATGAGGAAGCTCTTCACATGAGCCGCTTCACAGTGGCCAGGTGTGGGCCGAAAGCACCTGACCTCCCCTCAGTGCCAGAAGAGAAGCAGCTGCCTCCAGTGGAGAAGATGTCTCCTCAAGGAGAACATGCTTCAAACTGATGGGAACTTCGGTTTTATAAATGGGGAGGGGGCACCCGCAGAGTTGGTAAAGATTGACAGATGGAACATTTTTTTGCCACCTTTCAGGAGATTTAGGATGAATCTAAACATCATCTAGTGGAAAACATGGATTCCAACGCTTCATTTCCAGCCACATATATTTTTCGAGATGGAATGCTCTAATCGAGAACTCTCATAATGTATCCAGTACCAAAATGTGCAACTAACCTCTAGCAATGTGTCAAAGATTTCTTGAATTCCTCCAACTATTGAGTTCCTTTACCCACAGGATACTGCAAGTTGCTCTTCTCTGCCAGCGCCTGGGTAGAATACGCTTGAGGGGCCATAAGCATTAATGTACCAAATTCACTTTTCCTCTTGAGGGAACACCCACTTTGACACTGAACGACAATGGTCATCTTAGACATCATGTAATACCTAACTGGACATCCATAATCCAAGGGTGGGCTTGCAATGTGGGCTAGGAGAACACagtatatattgaaatgccagaTATAAAGGTCTTTCTTTCACTCTGGTCCTACCTACCAGGGGTATTGGACAGTGCACAGAGGACAGTAACAGTTCTACTCAATTTTCAGTTCCTCTGCCCTGTgaacacacgcatgcacgcacgtGCTTGAGCCCACACACGCACCCTTTTCTAACTTGGAAAGAATAGCATTGCTTTGCTTCTTTTCTCCTGCCTGAGTTGACCACTTGAAACCAAGTATGTAGTGACAAGCACTACTAGACTCTAGTGGTGGCCTTTCCTGCCACCTAGTGGCGCCATGATAGAAATGCATCCTCCTATCTGCACACTTCTCCATTTCCGGGAGCACAAACTGAACCAAGCCTAGATGAGATCCCTCCCAAGGCACCAACCCCTTGTGCCATGTTGAACTGCCCACGTAGCATACTACCTCCAACGTATAATACTATTGGAAAATTGAGGAAGTGAATTCGATTCAGCAGTGACCTTAGATAACCCAGTGGAATCTTTAAAgcacagttttctcatctgtacgaTAGACAGGCAATGATAACACCTCACAAGTTTGATGTGAGGGTCAAATAAACTAAGTATATATGACATATTTGTAAAGTATTATGCacgtgtgtgttgttgtttttttattcttgataCAGATGCCTGGTTTTCATCTGCCTGCTATGATCCTACTGAAAATTATGTCTGATTCCTCCTTTTGCTATGTTAGTGCTAAGTCACACCTGAAGTCGCTTTATTTCATCAGTAATATTTGTTAAGTGAGGTAAACAACTAAAGATATGCAACTCCTGTTAATGTGTTCTGTGTAGAGGTAGGGAACATTTGAACAAACTCATTTATTAGGAAATTAGCTCCAGTACTCAGGGAGACATTACAGAGCCAGGAATGGCTGATTAGTGCAGTCAGTGCCTCATTAAGTACATTCTTGGAGGAATGCTCACTCAGCCCCGCCAGAGGGAAACTATTCTGAGTATAACCTGCTGGTGATCTGCGTTTTTCCTGGGTCATTTATCAAACTGCCTCTGGAAATTGTTGAAATGCATGAATTGTTCATAGCACCTGAGTTGGCCTTGTTTTGCTGCTGCCAAATGAATCACTTTATTATCACACATTCTGTGAAATGTTCTTGCTTCATTTGTCCTTCAAGATACCATAGTCTTAAGTTAAAATGTTGTCAGGTATAATAAGATCTTGGAAGAAATCCTATCTTATTCTAAAGAGATCTCTCTGtcccatctctccctgcccctatGCCCCTCTAGTAGGTACATGGAGTTCACGCCTGTCACCATTCCATTTTGTCAAAGCTGGTAGCACCCATGTGATTTCACTTCTTTATCTACTCTATCTAAGATATCTCTTAATAAGCCCAATCACTttagccactgttctcaaaaaattttaaCCCCTTTAAACTTTCCTCACACCTATTCTTCAAACTTTAAACATTGGTTCATTGAAGCTAACTGATTTCTCCCCAAAGCTGACACTGCTGAACAGAAGAGCTGCAGAAAATCTCTCAACTCTGCCGACTGAGGTCATTTACAAGGTCACGATCTCCAACACACCAGAACCATTTAccatttcttctagattttcTTTAGTAATTATTCTATTCCTTTCAGTAGTTATTCAAATTTCAATATCTCTCTTCAAACCTCACACCCCATAACCTACTCTTTAATTCTAGGCAGGGGATTTGTCCTCTTAGTTTAGAGAGGAAATCAAAGCTTTCAGGTAACTTCCTAGCCCAAAGCTACAACCCTTGTGGCTCTgaacctctcctttcctctttccttctgtcTAAATGAAATAGATGTCCTTCCTGCTTCCCAATAATAATATTTCTAATTGTGTGTTGTATTACATTTGATTCAATGGAAATTATGTGCCAAGAATAGTGCTGAGGCAAACTGGAGGTATAAAACTGTGCAAGAAACACAGGGTCTCTGACTCTTGGTCCTCACAGAGCTTAAGAAAAAgcaaatctacatatataaaagcctaatatgcaaattgtccccacgggagttTGACTGGAGACCGAtcatttgctatgatgtgcactgaccaccagggggtggcgtggaatgaaggaggccctggctggcagccagcagccggggaagggaggccccaccAGCAGCCATGGAATGGagaccctggctggcagcagggaaaccctggccagcagctggaaggccctgatcagccctgatcactggccaggcctagggaatcctacctgtgcatgaatttcatgcactgggcctcaaatatatatatatatttcaaacatgaagaGTGCAAAGAACCATTGGGAAAGGCAGAGTGATGAAAGAGCATTTTCAAAATGTGATACGGTTGGGTAAATTTGAGAAACTGAAAAAAGACTGGAGTAGTTGATTTAGTGAGCTTAGGAGGGAGCTGCAAAAATGGAGTCTGAGAGAGACAAGGGGCCTTGGGGGCAAGGAGTATAGACTATATTTTCCATGCATCAAGAAGTCATTGAAGGATTTTAAACAGTAAGTCACGTATGCAATTTGAATTTTAACAGTGAGTGAATGCTACAGGAGAAGGGACTGGAGCAGTGAATGAAAGCATGAAGACCAGATGAGAGGCTACTGAAGAAGAGTAGATAAGAGATGCTTGTGGATGGGACTACCTTGGTGATATTAGAGATGAAAGTAGCGATAACTGTAGGGATTTGAAAGATGTATTGGGATACCATTATCAGGATTTGCTGATAGATTGGAAAGGGAAATGCTATAAGGGAAATGAGCGAAAAATGACTCCTAGATCATTGAGCTGAGCCAATACATGGAAGGTATTAGTGTTTATTATGATGGGAAAGACTGGAGAAGACCAGATTTAGGGGTGAATTCAAGGCAGTGATTTCTAAAATGGGAAAAAGGCGTTTCATAAACTTGGTAAAATATAAGCCAACTTAATCTAAGATAAATCTTGTATGTGGTTATGAATGAGATATTCAACTTCccatcttccttcttcttcctcttgctTATTCTTTAATTGTTCATTTTCTACTAGCTTCTTCCCTTTACTAGTACAATACaaaatttttatatgaattatgTATTATAAAATGGAAGGAGAGTATAGAGCTGAAAAAAAAAGTGCCCATTGTTAAGCCTGTACTAAATGATTCAGACACTGAACTAGAAGACGATGAGCTACTTAATGTATTTTTAGCAGAAGAGTTCCATAATGTGATCAGTGTTTTAGAAAGATATTCTGGTGAAAGTCTGAGATCTTAGTCGAAGTGTGAAGAAGTCAGGTCTTAATTCCACCTAGAAGCTTATTGTAAAAGTCCTAGTTAAAAGTGCTGAGggccttgcccagctggcatggctcagtggttgagcatcaacccatgaaccaggaggtcagggttcgatttctagtcagggtatatgcctggggttgtggactcaatccccaatatggggcgtacaggagacagctgatcaatgattctctctcatcattgatgctttcaTCCCTTTcgtcctctcctttcctctctctgaaataaataaaaaacatatttctttaaaaagagtttATTTATATATGGGTATGTGGGAATAAAGCAAAAATGAGGTTTATGTAACCAATTTAAGAGACGGGGAGAAAAATTGCAAAGTCTGGGAACAGCAGgctgtgttttcttttccttggaTAAGCAGATTGTCTGGAAGGTAATCAAGAGGCCATAATGGGAAATCTGCCCTTGAGCAGGCTGTCTGACTGGGAAAACAATTTGAGTGATTTATGGATTGGCCAAGATATACTGAGAGTTCACTCTGGAAAATATTTTGCCTGCTGTCTCTGAGTAATGTTGGCCAGGGTCCTTCTGTTGGCACCTTCACCTTGGTGAAGCCAGGAGTATACTTTCCCACTTCGGAAAATCACCTCATGGTTTTAAGAGTTTGAAATGCAAGTGTTAGTGTTTGAGTTGAAACCTGACAAATGAGAATTCTAAACAGTAGATATACAGGATACGAGCATGTTCTGTCAATGGGCAAAGATAGAAATAATGAGAATGGGAGTCGTGGAGAGTGTTCAAAATGCTAAGGGATATAATAAGAATGAATCTGGAAAGACAGGTTGGCATTTTTATGGAAGGCATTACTTAGGCGCTTAAGCAGTTTGATCTTTATCCTGCATGCTATGAGAGCCACGGTTAAGTTTTTGAAGAGGGGAAAGAGATCATGTGGCTTGTAAGATGTTTTGGCTGTCAGGAGAGAAGAGATGTGAGATGTAGAAGACAGGGAGACTAGTCAACGCTATTGAACTGTCTACCTCACAGACATACTTCTTCAACTTTTTTCATAAAAGCTTATTTTAGGCAGAGTCATGAAGTCAGGCGGGCTACATGTAGCACCTCTTTATTTCAGCCTCACGGTACTCATGCTTTAATTGTTCATGTTGCCCTTTGGTGATTGCAGTCCTTGTTTGGCAAGTGATATCAATGTTCCAAGTATTCTAGACCTTTCTTGAATACCAGTTTGTATATCCAACTTGCCGGTACAGGATCTCTCTTA from Myotis daubentonii chromosome 2, mMyoDau2.1, whole genome shotgun sequence includes the following:
- the TMEM52B gene encoding transmembrane protein 52B; protein product: MNGKGKITENKKPRGIRREEERKENSDLLLRKVSLLSPLGQEVRQGAEHGKEAAEHGKQGTDTQCMIPETPEFSPMGLRAHTVLASTLVYFIQLPWARCEESCVSPEHCLTTDWVHLWYIWLLVVIGALLLLCGLTSVCFRCCLSRQQNGEDEGRPPYEVTVIAFDHDSTLQSTITSLQSVFGPAARRILAVAHSHSPLGQLPSSVDTLPGYEEALHMSRFTVARCGPKAPDLPSVPEEKQLPPVEKMSPQGEHASN